Within the Candidatus Obscuribacterales bacterium genome, the region ACCATGGTGCGGTGGTTGGCGTCGAAACAATGCTCAACGGTGAAGCGGCGTTGGGTATCTGTGAAAGTAGTTACGTCGCTTAACGCTAGGGATAGGTAGGGATCCCTGGCTACACCCGCGACATAATCCTCAATTTGCAGGATCAGGGAGGGAACCAGGTTCACGGTTTGATGCAGCTTGGGATAGCGTTCAAGCATCAGCACCAAGTCGAGATAGTCTTTGGTGCCATGCAGCCGCACCCAAGGCAGTTGATAATGACCGGCTACTCGGCTTTTGTAGAGGGGTTGGTGTTGGTGCCAGATGATGGCAACGTAGAGCGGATGAGGCATAGAACCTCCTAAAGTGCCTCTGCCAGATGCCTGCTTGCCTGACAGAGAGGGTCAAAAACGTGGCCTAGCACATGGCTAGAGGAACACAACATCACTCTACCGCAGGCTGGCATGAGTCCAGCATGTCTCGGTCGAGCTACTGTTCCTACTCTACTTACATAAAGCGGGGAAGATGATGTCACTTCCCCGCTTTATGTAACTATTTACGTTAAGAATACCTACCAACTATCACAGTCAGCACTATAGAACTTGCTCGACCTCAACAATTTCGGGAATGGATTCCCGGAGACGGCGTTCGATGCCCATTTTCAGGGTCATGGCTGAGCTAGGGCAGGATCCGCAAGCTCCCTGCAGTCGCAGCCGTACAACTGGGCCATCAAGTTCGACAAGTTCGACGTTACCACCATCGGACATGAGGTAGGGACGAAGTTCATCAAGGACTTGTTCAACGTTGGTAATTGTGAGTTCCATGGCTTGTGATATAGGGTGCAGGGTGAGCGATGATGTCTAATCTAGATGGTGTAGCGCTAGAGTCTCTCTCGGACGGGCGATCGCCCTCAGCATCTATCCAAAGTCTAACATCTAGGGTCTACTATCCCCCGGAGCTTGACCTAGAGAATTCTGATTGAATCAATAAGGTA harbors:
- a CDS encoding NifU family protein → MELTITNVEQVLDELRPYLMSDGGNVELVELDGPVVRLRLQGACGSCPSSAMTLKMGIERRLRESIPEIVEVEQVL